The Polyodon spathula isolate WHYD16114869_AA chromosome 3, ASM1765450v1, whole genome shotgun sequence genome has a segment encoding these proteins:
- the LOC121313485 gene encoding desmoglein-2-like: MAGISFPGIGLLLLFMLMVLESHVKAEWIVPPVKIRENEDYSSKNPIAKIRSDVKDVVKYEIVGEGADQKPYRLFIINPDSGEISITAIVDREEKAIYELKGRAYNAVGKQVESDIDLKIKIEDVNDNSPRFTQKTFSGSVYELSERDTFVMQINATDADEPNSRNSLIAYEILEQSPAEMFYVERNTGRIMVAQSTLDRETQSKYTLTVQAKDLDGELGGLATTVQLDIKIKDVNDNAPALEMQSYEGSVVENTKDVEVLRMKALDADEEFSDNWLAVFEIESGNEGGYFRIETDAKTNEGILILQKEVDYEELQSLALGVVVRNKAAFHSSVTITSTNVNINAGGGGGGGSGFGSGGGSSSSFFTLKQFPVKIKVKNEPEGPKFIPKVKAIYISEETSKVDLSKVIAKYPAINADTGKIAEKVKYVKKYDPDNWLIIDLKTGDIKLAKVPDRESKFLVNGTYTAEILAITDDLPAKTATGTVAIQVEDFNDHCPVLTSTSTDMCSDEKSVVVTAVDEDADPNSVPFKYEIFDEPKGTVQNWKIEHLNGTSMLLRPTKTFWPGQYSVTLLIYDQQGKSCSDKQVLNIAVCTCENTRACVPVTDRLQSTGARLGPAAIGLMILALLLLLLVPLLLLFCSCGAGAAGGFVPITDGSAGHLISYDMEKMGEDKAVPHLVPSMVKDISGGGGSGMKITGFGESHMSNSNFVGSAEQNRRPRRPITAGYDVVGSGYGSGYEAEWRYSKGGSVDAFEGVALPEAYLEEYYVEKANYVSAEGHPQKDAMLVYDYEGQGTPVGSIGSCSFIEEDLDQSFLNELGPKFKTLAEICRGTEMTSGVSVEQPGVAVQHTTVSTNPVITNNCVVTNKTVEVTSPVPAPQVQKNVVVTENVSPPQPTVYLQKNVVVSDPGFVQQPVYYATNPIIQTTRYIVEPQIQRNVVIERSSVPGLQGHLLMSDVPSTQNVMVTQKRLVHGSGNQGGMMVGLDQGTLRTSEIPNSQHVLLLENRGFDQGSMHFSEPVSHNVVLTEKRVVSGHNVQGDMMGYELGSLHRNVMPGSQNVMVTEKTVVSDSSMQGGKMGFGQGTLRMSEMPKSQNVVLLENKGFDQGSMRLSEPVSHNVVSGHNVQGDMMGYELGSLHRNVMPGSQNVTVTEKTVVSESSMQGGKVGFGQGTLRMSEMPNAQHVTVTEKSGIWK; encoded by the exons ATGGCTGGAATTTCATTTCCAGGGATTGGTTTGCTGTTACTGTTTATGTTAATG GTTTTGGAAAGTCATGTGAAAGCAGAATGGATTGTTCCACCGGTTAAAATAAGAGAAAATGAAGATTATTCCAGCAAAAACCCAATTGCCAAA aTTCGATCAGATGTAAAAGATGTAGTTAAATACGAAATTGTTGGTGAAGGAGCTGATCAGAAACCTTATcgcttatttattattaatccAGACAGTGGTGAAATTAGCATCACAGCAATTGTTGACAGAGAAGAAAAGGCCATCTACGAA CTGAAAGGACGTGCTTATAACGCTGTAGGAAAACAAGTGGAAAGTGATATTGACCTGAAGATTAAAATTGAAGATGTTAATGATAACAGCCCCAGGTTCACACAGAAAACATTTTCTGGGAGTGTTTATGAACTGAGTGAGAGAG ATACTTTTGTAATGCAAATAAATGCAACTGACGCGGATGAGCCAAACTCAAGAAATTCACTCATTGCTTACGAAATACTTGAACAGAGCCCTGCAGAAATGTTTTATGTTGAAAGGAACACTGGCAGAATTATGGTAGCACAGTCAACCCTTGACAGAGAG ACACAGTCAAAGTATACTCTTACGGTACAAGCCAAAGATTTGGATGGAGAATTGGGTGGTTTGGCTACCACAGTACAACTTGACATTAAAATTAAAGATGTCAATGACAATGCTCCAGCACTGGAGATGCAGTCT TATGAAGGCAGTGTTGTTGAAAATACAAAAGATGTGGAAGTATTGAGAATGAAAGCCCTTGATGCAGATGAAGAATTTTCAGACAACTGGCTTGCTGTATTCGAAATTGAATCGGGCAATGAAGGAGGTTACTTCAGGATTGAGACTGATGCTAAGACTAATGAAGGGATTTTGATTCTCCAAAAG GAAGTTGACTATGAAGAACTACAGAGCCTTGCCCTTGGAGTTGTTGTCAGAAACAAAGCAGCTTTCCATAGTTCTGTTACAATCACCAGCACTAATGTTAACATAAATgcgggtggaggaggaggaggaggaagtggTTTTGGATCAGGTGGAGGTTCCTCATCATCATTTTTCACTCTAAAACAATTTCCAGTtaaaatcaaagtgaaaaatgagcCTGAAGGTCCTAAGTTTATCCCAAAGGTAAAGGCAATTTACATTTCTGAGGAGACGTCAAAAGTCGATCTTTCAAAAGTAATTGCAAAGTATCCAGCCATTAATGCAGACACTGGAAAAATTGCTGAGAAAGTCAA GTATGTAAAGAAATATGATCCTGATAATTGGCTGATAATTGATCTGAAGACTGGAGATATTAAACTTGCAAAAGTACCAGACCGTGAATCAAAATTTTTGGTTAATGGCACATATACTGCAGAAATATTGGCCATTACAGATG ATTTACCTGCTAAAACCGCTACTGGTACTGTTGCAATCCAGGTAGAAGACTTCAATGATCACTGTCCAGTTCTTACAAGTACCTCTACAGACATGTGTTCTGATGAGAAATCGGTGGTAGTCACAGCTGTAGATGAAGACGCGGATCCCAATAGTGTCCCCTTCAAATACGAGATCTTTGATGAACCTAAGGGTACAGTGCAGAACTGGAAAATTGAACATCTCAATG gaACTAGCATGCTACTCAGACCCACAAAAACCTTTTGGCCTGGTCAGTACAGtgtaacccttttaatatatgaTCAGCAGGGGAAATCCTGTAGTGACAAGCAGGTTCTAAATATTGCCGTCTGCACCTGTGAAAACACCAGGGCCTGTGTACCAGTCACCGACAGACTTCAGTCAACTGGAGCTAGACTTGGACCTGCGGCTATTGGTCTTATGATTCTAGCACTCTTACTGCTGCTAC ttgtgcctcTTCTGCTGCTATTTTGTTCATGTGGGGCTGGAGCGGCAGGCGGTTTTGTCCCAATTACTGATGGTTCAGCAGGACATTTGATTTCATATGACATGGAAAAAATGGGTGAAGATAAG GCAGTTCCACATCTTGTACCATCAATGGTCAAGGACATCAGTGGAGGAGGGGGCAGTGGCATGAAGATAACAGGGTTTGGAGAATCACACATGAGCAACAGCAACTTTGTGGGGTCTGCTGAACAAAATCGGAGACCAAGAAGACCAATAACAGCTGGATATGACGTGGTGGGATCAGGATATGGGTCTGGTTATGAAGCAGAATGGCGGTACTCCAAGGGAGGGAGTGTAGATGCCTTTGAGGGTGTAGCTCTGCCTGAGGCTTACCTGGAAGAGTACTATGTGGAG AAGGCTAACTATGTTTCAGCGGAAGGTCATCCACAAAAAGATGCCATGTTGGTGTATGATTATGAAGGCCAGGGGACACCTGTGGGTTCGATAGGATCTTGTAGTTTTATTGAAGAAGATCTGGACCAAAGCTTCCTAAATGAACTAGGACCAAAGTTTAAGACTCTTGCTGAAATCTGCAGGGGCACAGAGATGACTTCAGGAGTTTCAGTTGAGCAGCCTGGTGTTGCTGTTCAGCACACCACCGTGTCCACTAACCCAGTCATCACCAATAATTGTGTGGTGACCAACAAAACCGTTGAGGTGACCAGCCCAGTTCCAGCACCCCAGGTCCAAAAGAATGTGGTTGTCACAGAAAACGTGTCTCCTCCTCAGCCAACCGTGTATCTCCAGAAAAATGTGGTTGTTTCTGACCCTGGCTTCGTTCAACAGCCTGTATACTATGCCACTAACCCAATCATTCAGACCACTCGATACATTGTTGAGCCACAGATCCAAAGGAATGTCGTGATAGAAAGGTCTTCTGTCCCTGGCTTGCAAGGCCACCTTCTAATGAGTGACGTTCCAAGCACTCAGAATGTGATGGTGACCCAGAAGAGATTGGTGCATGGCTCGGGTAATCAGGGTGGCATGATGGTGGGGTTAGATCAGGGTACTCTGCGCACGAGTGAAATACCAAACTCACAGCATGTGTTACTGCTGGAAAATAGAGGTTTTGATCAGGGAAGTATGCACTTCAGTGAACCTGTTTCTCATAATGTGGTGTTGACGGAGAAGAGAGTGGTGTCTGGACATAATGTGCAGGGTGACATGATGGGGTATGAACTAGGCAGCTTGCACAGGAATGTAATGCCTGGTTCACAGAATGTAATGGTAACAGAGAAGACCGTGGTATCTGATTCCAGTATGCAGGGTGGAAAGATGGGTTTTGGTCAGGGTACTCTGCGCATGAGTGAAATGCCAAAATCACAGAATGTGGTGCTGTtagaaaataaaggttttgatcaGGGAAGCATGCGCTTGAGTGAACCTGTCTCTCATAATGTGGTGTCTGGACATAATGTGCAGGGTGACATGATGGGGTATGAACTAGGCAGCTTGCACAGGAATGTGATGCCTGGTTCACAGAATGTAACAGTAACAGAGAAGACCGTGGTATCTGAGTCCAGTATGCAGGGTGGAAAGGTGGGGTTTGGTCAGGGTACTCTGCGCATGAGTGAAATGCCAAACGCACAGCATGTAACAGTGACAGAGAAGAGTGGTATCTGGAAGTAG